One Clarias gariepinus isolate MV-2021 ecotype Netherlands chromosome 5, CGAR_prim_01v2, whole genome shotgun sequence genomic region harbors:
- the LOC128524489 gene encoding zinc-binding protein A33-like produces MASNISEEDLSCPVCYEIFKDPVVLFCSHSVCKVCLQQFWETKGSRECPICRRTTSMRNPPTNLVLKNLCEIFVQETSPKSSSASETGCSLHSEGLKLFCLNDQELVCLVCRDSRKHTNHKFCPVDEAVTYCKEKLKTALKPLKEKLKIFEDCELNWSQTAEHIKIQARYTEHQIKEEFEKLHQFLRDEEAARIAALREEEEQKSQMMKEEIEKLSRDISSLSDTIRAVEEEMRAEDVSFLQNYKATVKRAQCTLQHPEELSGALIHVAKHLANLKFRVWEKMQHTVQYVCVCVFSAPVSLDPNTANPKLIVSDDLTSVRRSDEEQKLPDNPERFNECECVLGSEGFDSGTHCWDVEVKDLAYWLVGVMTESAQRKGEIYSRSGIWCVEYFRGQFTACSPPQTDTFLLISQKLQRIRVQLDWDNGKLSFSDPLTNTHIHTFTHTFTDKIMPFLRAIGSLKLLPLQCSIRVNQIS; encoded by the exons atggcCTCTAATATTTCAGAGGAGGATTTGTCCTGTCCGGTGTGCTATGAAATCTTCAAGGATCCTGTTGTGCTCTTCTGCagtcacagtgtgtgtaaagtgtgtttgCAGCAGTTCTGGGAGACCAAAGGATCCAGGGAATGTCCAATTTGTAGGAGGACGACGTCTATGAGGAATCCTCCCACAAATCTGGTGTTAAAGAATCTGTGTGAGATTTTCGTACAGGAGACAAGTCCGAAATCTTCTTCTGCATCTGAAACAGGCTGCAGTCTGCACAGTGAGGGACTCAAACTTTTTTGTCTGAATGATCAAGAGCTTGTTTGTTTGGTGTGTCGGGATTCAAGAAAACACACCAACCACAAATTTTGCCCCGTCGATGAGGCAGTAACATACTGTAAG GAGAAGCTTAAAACTGCACTGAAGCCACTAAAGGAGAAACTGAAGATTTTTGAAGACTGTGAACTAAACTGGAGTCAGACTGCAGAACATATTAAG ATTCAGGCTCGATACACAGAGCATCAGATTAAGGAGGAGTTTGAGAAGCTTCACCAGTTTCTACGAGATGAAGAGGCAGCCAGGATCGCTGCactgagagaggaagaggagcagaAGAGTCAGATGATGAAGGAGGAGATTGAAAAGCTGAGCAGGGACATATCATCTCTTTCAGACACAATCAGAGCCGTAGAAGAGGAGATGAGAGCTGAAGATGTCTCGTTCTTACAA AACTACAAAGCCACAGTGAAAAG AGCCCAGTGTACACTGCAGCATCCAGAGGAGCTTTCAGGAGCACTGATCCATGTGGCAAAACATCTGGCCAACCTGAAGTTTAGAGTCTGGGAGAAAATGCAGCACACTGTTCAATA tgtgtgtgtgtgtgtgttttcagcacCTGTAAGTCTGGACCCCAACACTGCTAATCCTAAACTCATCGTATCTGATGATCTGACCAGTGTGAGACGCAGTGATGAGGAACAGAAACTTCCTGATAATCCAGAGAGATTtaatgaatgtgaatgtgtCCTGGGCTCTGAGGGCTTTGACTCAGGGACACACTGCTGGGATGTTGAAGTTAAAGACCTTGCATACTGGCTTGTTGGTGTGATGACAGAATCTGCTCAGAGGAAGGGAGAGATATACTCCAGAAGTGGGATCTGGTGTGTGGAGTATTTCCGTGGTCAATTTACAGCATGCTCTCCACCACAGACAGACACTTTCCTCTTAATATCACAGAAACTCCAGAGGATCAGAGTGCAGCTGGACTGGGACAACGGAAAACTTTCATTCTCTGACccactcactaacacacacatacacactttcacacacacatttactgacAAAATAATGCCGTTCCTAAGGGCTATTGGGTCTCTAAAGCTTCTCCCACTTCAGTGCTCTATAAGAGTGAATCAGATTAGTTAG
- the LOC128524487 gene encoding E3 ubiquitin-protein ligase TRIM35-like, giving the protein MASKFSEEDFSCPVCCDIFKDPVVLLCSHSVCKVCLQQFWETKASRECPVCRTKSSTETPPISLTLKNLCETFLQERSQRSSSETVCSLHSEKLKLFCLDDQQTVCVVCQTSKKHTNHKFCPIDEAVTDCKEELKTAVKPLQEKLKIFKDCKLNWSEMAEHIKNQAQHTERQIKEEFEKLHQFLRDEEAARIAALREEEEQKSQMMKEKIEKLSGEITSLSDTIRAIEEEMGAEDVSFLQNYKSTVKRAQCTVQHPEELSGALIHVAKHLANLKFRVWEKMQHTVPYSKTSLLFSSSVILDLNTAHHLIIVSGDLTNVIHDFMRFGKPKVPDNPERFDDSPCILGCEGLNSGTHCWDVEIGNSIDWYVGVMTESVQRKGDVFSRDGIWYFSCYDGGYKVGYTHRKFRFLLLEQKPQRIRVHLDWDKGELSFSDPLTDTHIFTFKDRFTDTLLPFLGVVDTELPLKILPLQCSVTLNQIA; this is encoded by the exons atggcttctAAGTTTTCAGAGGAGGATTTCTCCTGTCCTGTGTGCTGTGACATCTTCAAGGATCCTGTTGTTCTGCTCTGCagtcacagtgtgtgtaaagtgtgtttgCAGCAGTTCTGGGAGACCAAAGCATCCAGGGAATGTCCAGTTTGTAGGACAAAGTCGTCTACGGAAACTCCACCTATAAGTCTGACTTTAAAGAACCTGTGTGAGACTTTCCTACAGGAGAGAAGTCAGAGATCTTCATCTGAAACAGTCTGCAGTCTGCACAGTGAGAAACTCAAACTCTTCTGTCTGGATGATCAACagacggtgtgtgtggtgtgtcagacttcaaagaaacacacaaaccaCAAATTCTGCCCCATTGATGAGGCAGTAACAGATTGTAAG GAGGAGCTCAAAACTGCAGTAAAGCCTCTTCAGGAGAAACTGAAGATCTTTAAAGACTGTAAACTGAACTGGAGTGAGATGGCAGAACATATAAAG AATCAGGCTCAGCACACTGAGCGTCAGATTAAGGAGGAGTTTGAGAAGCTTCACCAGTTTCTACGAGATGAAGAGGCAGCCAGGATCGCTGCACTtagagaggaagaggagcagaAGAGTCAGATGATGAAGGAAAAGATTGAGAAGCTGAGCGGAGAGATAACATCTCTTTCAGACACAATCAGAGCCATAGAAGAGGAGATGGGAGCTGAAGATGTCTCGTTCTTACAA AACTACAAGTCCACAGTGAAAAG AgcccaatgtacagtacagcatcCAGAGGAGCTTTCAGGAGCACTGATCCATGTGGCAAAACATCTGGCCAACCTAAAGTTCAGGGTCTGGGAGAAGATGCAGCACACTGTTCCATACAGTAAGACTTCTTtactcttctc TTCCTCAGTAATTCTGGACCTGAACACTGCTCATCACTTAATCATTGTATCAGGTGACCTGACAAACGTGATACATGATTTTATGCGTTTTGGGAAACCAAAGGTTCCTGATAATCCAGAAAGATTTGATGATAGTCCATGCATCCTGGGCTGTGAAGGCTTAAACTCAGGGACACACTGCTGGGATGTTGAAATTGGAAACAGTATAGACTGGTATGTGGGTGTAATGACAGAATCGGTTCAGAGGAAAGGAGATGTGTTTTCCAGAGATGGAATTTGGTATTTTAGTTGTTACGATGGTGGATATAAGGTCGGTTATACACATCGAAAATTCCGTTTCCTCTTATTGGAACAGAAACCCCAGAGGATCAGAGTGCATCTGGACTGGGACAAAGGAGAGCTTTCATTTTCTGATCctctcactgacacacacatatttacttTCAAAGACAGATTTACTGACACATTACTGCCATTCCTAGGTGTTGTTGATACAGAATTGCCATTAAAAATTCTCCCACTTCAGTGCTCTGTAACACTGAATCAGATCGCTTAG